One segment of Thermosynechococcus sp. HN-54 DNA contains the following:
- a CDS encoding M23 family metallopeptidase, with protein MMEQRVIAFGLTVGLLATGLATRQSLAETAPIEAEAPAAAAPLLVNPVQPVESDPLVFSTEPVDPPPGSEPLENLKPARSIPVVIQERSTGCQAIVSEGIPNNICQAQGTQQPPVTPAARQPSAPVSHRPVVAAKPRSFVSSAPAAAPAYVRQPFPGANPLRWLKVNNGQMLFPLPFPVPITSTFGWRIHPIFGDRRFHSGTDLGAPEGTPVLAVFDGRVVESNWLGGYGLTVILQHPPAQHQTLYAHLSQRFVNSGQWVKQGDVIGLVGSTGNSTGPHLHFEIHEMTAQGLIPVAPEARLELALAQLKQAIAQARQQSNRS; from the coding sequence ATGATGGAGCAGCGCGTTATCGCCTTTGGGCTAACTGTGGGGCTATTGGCAACAGGCTTAGCTACTCGCCAGAGTCTTGCAGAAACGGCGCCTATCGAAGCAGAAGCGCCTGCAGCGGCTGCCCCTCTTTTGGTGAATCCTGTCCAACCGGTTGAAAGTGACCCCCTTGTTTTCTCCACAGAACCGGTGGATCCACCCCCCGGCAGTGAACCCCTCGAAAACCTGAAGCCCGCCCGCTCCATCCCCGTGGTGATCCAAGAGCGCTCTACAGGCTGTCAAGCGATCGTTAGCGAAGGCATTCCTAATAACATTTGTCAAGCCCAAGGTACTCAACAACCCCCCGTCACCCCTGCCGCCCGCCAACCGTCTGCTCCAGTCTCCCATCGCCCTGTGGTTGCTGCAAAGCCAAGAAGTTTTGTGTCATCTGCCCCAGCGGCTGCGCCGGCCTATGTACGCCAGCCCTTTCCGGGAGCCAATCCCTTGCGTTGGCTGAAAGTCAACAATGGTCAAATGCTCTTTCCCTTGCCTTTTCCGGTGCCCATTACCTCAACCTTTGGCTGGCGCATCCATCCCATTTTTGGCGATCGCCGCTTCCATTCGGGCACGGATTTGGGCGCTCCTGAAGGCACACCGGTGCTGGCGGTTTTTGATGGCCGCGTGGTTGAGTCCAACTGGCTAGGGGGCTATGGCCTCACCGTGATTTTGCAGCACCCACCAGCGCAACACCAAACCCTCTATGCCCACCTTTCACAGCGCTTTGTCAATTCCGGTCAGTGGGTCAAGCAAGGGGATGTCATTGGCCTTGTGGGTAGTACAGGCAACTCCACGGGACCCCACCTCCATTTTGAGATCCACGAAATGACGGCCCAAGGGTTGATTCCCGTGGCTCCTGAAGCGCGGTTAGAATTGGCATTAGCACAGTTAAAGCAGGCGATCGCCCAAGCGCGTCAGCAGTCAAATCGCAGTTAG